In Rhodococcus qingshengii JCM 15477, the sequence GGGATCGACACCCTGAACCCGAGCCATGAACTTCACCTGGCGGACAGCGCTCTTGGCCTCCGCATTGTTGGGTTCGGCGTCGAGAATTTCCTGGTACGCAGCGATGGCGGCGTCGAGATCGCCCTCGTCCAGCGCGGTTTCAGCGGCCACGAAGCGAGGATCCTCGACCTCCTCCACCGGTTCGTCCGCGTCGGAGACCGGCCCACTCAACTTGCCCTCGACAGCTTGGAGGACTGCGTCGAACCACTGGCTGAGCTGCGCCTCCGGCTGAGCGCCCTGGAAATCGGCCAACGGCTGACCGGCCGCGACGGCAACAACCGTCGGCACCGACTGGACGCCGAAAGCCTGCGCGATGCGAGGACTCACGTCGACGTCGACGTTGGCAAGAATCCACTTGCCGCCGGCTCGCGCTGCAAATGATTCGAGAACTTCGGTGAATACGACCGAGGGCTCGTATGCGCGGCCACCGATGTTGACGATCACCGGCACCTGGCTCGACTTCAGCAGGACTTCGCTTTCGAAGTTCTCCTCGGTCACCTCGATCACTGCCCCGGAGACAGCAGAAACGGCCCCGTCGCCGCTGGTGTTACGCGGCGGTGGTGGGGCCGTGGCCCGCTCTTTGAAGGCGGACAAGTCGACTGCGCCGCTCATGGCGGCAGCAACTGCGGACGAACGCGCGGGGGGCCTGGAACCTGGTCGAGTCACGGCTCCCAGTTTGTCACGAGTTGCGAGAAGCTACGTAGAGGGATGCAGCACTCAGACGAGCGCCGCGTTGCCCTTGGACGCCTCGAACTCCGTGGACAGCTCACCGAGCTTGCCGTTTCGCACTGCCCAGCGTTCGAAGATGACGGTGCCGAAGGGCGGAACGCTCGAGATCAGCGCAAGGATCGTGGTCTTGACGTCCCACTTGAGCGACCACGCGGTCAGGAGTGCAACAACGATGAACACCAGGAAGCCGGCGGTTCCGTGGACCATTCCGGGGATGCGAATCGCTTCTTCGTGTCCGAGGACCCACTTGAAGAACATGGCAACCAGCAAGGCCGCCCAGGTCACAGCTTCCCACCACGCCACCAGACGGAAGCGTTTCGCGGGAGTGGATACGTCAAAGATGTTCGCCATGAGGCCATTGTGCCCGAACAACTACGACGCCCCGTAGTTGTGTGAGCAAAACCACGGGGCGTCGCAGAGCGAGAGCGCTCGTTCAGGTGTATTTAGACACTCAGGCCTTGGGGACGCGGACGATGAGTGCGTCGCCTTGTCCGCCGCCGCCGCAGAGTGCGGCTGCGCCGATGCCGCCGCCGCGGCGTTGCAGTTCGAGGGCGAGGTGCAGGGCGATGCGGGCGCCGGACATGCCGAGGGGGTGGCCGACGGCGATGGCGCCGCCGTTGACGTTGACCTTGGCGGGGTCGAGGCCGAGTTCGCGGGTGGAGGCGATCCCGACGGCGGCGAATGCTTCGTTGATTTCGACGAGGTCGAGGTCGGTGGGGTCGATGCCTTCCTTCGCGCAGGCTTTGGCGATGGCCCGGGCGGGTTGGGACTGGAGGGTGGAGTCGGGTCCGGCGACGACGCCGTGGGCGCCGATTTCCGCGATCCAGGTCAGGCCGAGTTCTTCGGCTTTGGTTTTGCTCATCACGATCACGGCGGCGGCGCCGTCGGAGATCGGGGAGGCGGAGCCGGCGGTGATGGTGCCGTCCTTGCTGAACGCGGGACGCAGTTTGCCGAGGGATTCGGTGGTGGTGTCGGCGCGGATGCCTTCGTCCTGGGCGAAGACGATGGGCTCGCCCTTGCGTTGGGGGATGGAGACGGGGACGACTTCGTTGTCGAAGAGGCCGTCTTTCCAGGCGCGGGCCGCGTTCTGGTGTGAGGCGGCGGCGAAGGCGTCCTGCTCGGCGCGGGTGATGTGGGCGGTTTCTTGTTGGTTGACCTGTTCGGTGAGCAGGCCCATGGCCTGGTCGGTGAAGATGTCGTGGAGGCCGTCGTAGGCCATGTGGTCGCGGAGGGTGACGTCGCCGTATTTGAAGCCTTCGCGGCTTTTTTCGAGCATGTGGGGTGCGCGGGACATCGATTCCTGCCCGCCGGCGACGACGATGTCGAATTCGCCGGCGCGGATGAGTTGGTCGGCGAGGGCGATGGCGTCGATGCCGGAGAGGCACACTTTGTTGATGCTCAGGGCGGGGACGTTCATGGGGATGCCGGCGGCGACGGCGGCTTGGCGGGCGGGCATCTGGCCGGCGCCGGCGGTGAGGACCTGTCCCATGATGACGTAGTCGACCTGTTCGGGGGCGACTGAGGACTTGTCGAGGGCGCCTTTGATGGCGATGCCGCCGAGGTCGGACCCGGAGAGGTCTTTCAACGATCCGAGGAGTCGACCCATCGGGGTACGAGCTCCCGCAACAATCACAGAACTGGTCACGATTTCCTCCGGCTGCAAAAGAGAGATAGTCGTCGGTTCCGTGCGGCCTAAGAGCCAAGTCACATCCCGACGTGTACTCCTCAAACGGTAGCGCTACCGTGAAAGGTATGACACAGACCTCCCCCAGTTCTGCACTCGCACCTTTGTCGTCCGACCTCGTCGTCGCGATCGATCACGTCGGAATCGCGGTGCCCGATCTCGACGTGGCAATCGCGTGGTACACGCAGCACCTGGGCATGGTGTCGACCCACGAGGAAATCAACGAATCGCAGGGCGTGCGTGAGGCCATGCTCTCCGTCGTCGGCTCCCCCGCCGGATCCACTGCCGTTCAGCTGCTCGCGCCTCTGGACGAGAATTCGACCATCGCCAAGTTCATCGACCGAAGCGGCCCCGGACTCCAGCAGCTCGCCTACCGGGTCACCGACATCGACGCCATCTCCGCCGAGCTTCGCGACCGCGGGGTTCGGTTGCTGTACGACGCTCCCCGACGCGGTACGGCCAACTCGCGCATCAACTTCATCCACCCGAAGGACGCCGGCGGCGTCCTGGTGGAACTGGTCGAACCCGACGCGAGCCACTAGCAGACCCGACTCCAGCTCGTATGCCAGGTAGATTGTCGCCATGGCATACGAGCAGGACCGCGGTTCGATCCAACTTCCGTTCCAGATCGCACGGAAGGGATACGACCGCGACGAGGTACGTAACTACTTCGAGCGATTCGACGCGGAGCTGCGAGTTACCGCGGCAGATCGTGATGCTGCCGCTGCGCAGGCCCGTGACCTCGCCAAGCAGCTCGACGATGCACGCGACGACATCGACGACCTCCGCAAGGACGTCGACCGCCTCTCGGTACCGCCCACCACTGCGGAGGGCATGAGCGATCGCATCAGCCGCATGCTGCGCCTTGCCTCCGACGAGGCCTCGGAGGTGCGCGCGAAGGCCGAGGCCGACGCAGCCGAGATGACCTCCATCGCCGAACAGGACGGCGCCCGCCTTCGTGGTCACTACGAGTCGCTGATCGCCGAACTCGAGGACCGTCGCAACGCGATGGAAACCATGCACGAGCAGACCATGGCGCAGGCCCGTACCGAAGCCGCCCGGATCGTCGAAGCCGCGCAGGCCGAGCGGGATCGACTGGCTGCCGAGTCCGAGGCCAAGCGCACTCAGATCCGCGAAGACTTCGACATCTCGATGTCGGAGCGCCGCGCCAAGGTCGTCGCCGCCGTCAACGAGCTGGAGTCATCGAGCAAAGCAGAGGCCGAGCGTCGACTCGCCGATGCGTCGCACGAGGCTCAGCGCAGGCTGCAGGCCGCCACTGATCAGTCCGAGCGCAAGATCGCTCACGCGAAGGAACTCACCGAAGAACTGCGCGTTCTCCGTGGCCGAATCCTGGCTCAGCTCTTGGGCATTCGCGGACAACTCGATTCGGTTCCGGCTATGCTCGCATCGGTCAACCGGGAGAGCGAACTCCTCGATGCACCGCCCGCTCCGGTCATCGTCGAAGCCGAGGAAGATCTCGAGATCGAAGACAAGAAGGCCGACGCAGATAAGGTCGACGCAGATCCGGTCAAATCAGAACCGAGTATCGACGAAGACGACGTTCTCGAGGACTCGGACGAGACGAACACCGCCGAGATCGACACCCGCGCCGTCGAGCAGCGAGCCCAGTCCAGGAACTGATCGACGCTCAGGACCACCGTCTGGTCAGGCTGCGCGTACCGCGGCCTGACCAGCATCCGGTATGCCAGTGTCGACGCTCGTTCGCGCCGCCCGGTTCCGAAGGCCACGTCACCACGTGAGCGACGCCGGGTCTGATGTCGTGATCACAACCGGGGCATCGATAGAACTTCGTCGCGTTGGAGCCGGGTATCGGCCTCACCATGTACATTTCACCGCCCGGCCCGGGTTCCTCCCGGACCAGCGCTCCGCCGAACAACACGCCGCTTGGTGACGCCGACTCCGCGCTCGAATCCCGAGCACGCCGAGTATCCGTTCGACGGGTTTGCTTCGGCGAAGGTTTGCGGCGCGGCATGGTTCGAGTCTAAACAGCGTCAGAAGAGGCGGAACTCGGTGCTTTCGGTGCCCCGCAAGGCCTCGTAGTCAAGGACCAGGCAACGGATCCCACGGTCGTTGGCCAAAGTCTTTGCCTGCGGCTTGATCTGTTGCGCTGCAAAAACTCCCGTGACCGGCGCGAGCAGCGGATCGCGGTTGAGCAATTCGAGGTAGCGCGTCAACTGCTCGACGCCGTCGATCTCACCGCGACGCTTGATCTCCACCGCCACCGATGCACCGTCCGCGTCTCGGACCAGAAGATCGACCGGCCCGATGGCCGTCATGTACTCACGTCGCACCAACGTGTAGCCGGGGCCGAGTGTCTCGACATGCTCCGCCAGAAGTTCTTGAAGGTGTGCCTCGACACCGTCCTTGATCAATCCCGGATCGAGACCGAGTTCATACGACGAATCGTGCTCGACCTCTTCGAGAGTGATCCGCAGTTCCTCGCCCGCCTTGTTGGTGACGACCCACAGGATGTCGTCGCCGTCCCCGGTGGTCTCGACCAACCAGCACGGCGGACTCATCCAGTTGAGCGGCTTGTACGCCCGATCGTCGGCATGGATACTGACCGAGCCGTCGGCTTTGACCAACAGCAGTCGTCTTGCGGTAGGGAGGTGGGAGGTCAGGCGTCCCACATAGTCGACACGGCAACGAGCAATAACTAGGCGCACC encodes:
- the nucS gene encoding endonuclease NucS, coding for MRLVIARCRVDYVGRLTSHLPTARRLLLVKADGSVSIHADDRAYKPLNWMSPPCWLVETTGDGDDILWVVTNKAGEELRITLEEVEHDSSYELGLDPGLIKDGVEAHLQELLAEHVETLGPGYTLVRREYMTAIGPVDLLVRDADGASVAVEIKRRGEIDGVEQLTRYLELLNRDPLLAPVTGVFAAQQIKPQAKTLANDRGIRCLVLDYEALRGTESTEFRLF
- the mce gene encoding methylmalonyl-CoA epimerase, giving the protein MTQTSPSSALAPLSSDLVVAIDHVGIAVPDLDVAIAWYTQHLGMVSTHEEINESQGVREAMLSVVGSPAGSTAVQLLAPLDENSTIAKFIDRSGPGLQQLAYRVTDIDAISAELRDRGVRLLYDAPRRGTANSRINFIHPKDAGGVLVELVEPDASH
- a CDS encoding acetyl-CoA C-acetyltransferase; its protein translation is MTSSVIVAGARTPMGRLLGSLKDLSGSDLGGIAIKGALDKSSVAPEQVDYVIMGQVLTAGAGQMPARQAAVAAGIPMNVPALSINKVCLSGIDAIALADQLIRAGEFDIVVAGGQESMSRAPHMLEKSREGFKYGDVTLRDHMAYDGLHDIFTDQAMGLLTEQVNQQETAHITRAEQDAFAAASHQNAARAWKDGLFDNEVVPVSIPQRKGEPIVFAQDEGIRADTTTESLGKLRPAFSKDGTITAGSASPISDGAAAVIVMSKTKAEELGLTWIAEIGAHGVVAGPDSTLQSQPARAIAKACAKEGIDPTDLDLVEINEAFAAVGIASTRELGLDPAKVNVNGGAIAVGHPLGMSGARIALHLALELQRRGGGIGAAALCGGGGQGDALIVRVPKA
- a CDS encoding tetratricopeptide repeat protein yields the protein MSGAVDLSAFKERATAPPPPRNTSGDGAVSAVSGAVIEVTEENFESEVLLKSSQVPVIVNIGGRAYEPSVVFTEVLESFAARAGGKWILANVDVDVSPRIAQAFGVQSVPTVVAVAAGQPLADFQGAQPEAQLSQWFDAVLQAVEGKLSGPVSDADEPVEEVEDPRFVAAETALDEGDLDAAIAAYQEILDAEPNNAEAKSAVRQVKFMARVQGVDPESIAAADADPSDLELQFAAADLEMFAQQPEASFARLISVVSRTAGDDKAAARTRLLELFELFDPAEPIVIAARRKLASALY
- a CDS encoding DUF3817 domain-containing protein is translated as MANIFDVSTPAKRFRLVAWWEAVTWAALLVAMFFKWVLGHEEAIRIPGMVHGTAGFLVFIVVALLTAWSLKWDVKTTILALISSVPPFGTVIFERWAVRNGKLGELSTEFEASKGNAALV